From Halomicrobium salinisoli, the proteins below share one genomic window:
- a CDS encoding dihydroneopterin aldolase family protein, whose protein sequence is MDPTDSEVACFEAGIKFGSLYHQFAGTPISPDSADSLATAMAEAIENQPHCEAVTVEIREAALRDAIDAADADYVEFTGRFAEVEMRIDYEGVTVETSMRMDGDYPLMAVEDVVDEA, encoded by the coding sequence ATGGACCCCACCGACTCCGAGGTCGCCTGCTTCGAGGCGGGGATCAAGTTCGGCTCGCTGTACCACCAGTTCGCCGGGACGCCGATCAGTCCCGACAGCGCCGACTCGCTCGCGACGGCGATGGCCGAGGCCATCGAGAACCAGCCCCACTGCGAGGCCGTGACGGTCGAGATCCGCGAGGCGGCGCTTCGGGACGCGATCGACGCCGCCGACGCCGACTACGTGGAGTTCACCGGCCGCTTCGCCGAGGTGGAGATGCGCATCGACTACGAGGGCGTGACCGTCGAGACGAGCATGCGGATGGACGGCGACTACCCGCTGATGGCGGTCGAGGACGTCGTCGACGAGGCCTGA
- a CDS encoding DUF6789 family protein: MVGSSTRLGEAEDEEFDSVLGIVGDGIVGAAGGLVGTALMTVVLLIAESLGAFDREAFALLTRLVGLEEVVPPVLFGYVIFLGGGMFPWPLLFASLEQYLPGEWEPVRGAFFGAAIWTGFVLAFHTEQTGVSLVLYVVLTLLAHLVYGAGLGLVFDYFSSRPDSIV, translated from the coding sequence ATGGTTGGATCATCGACACGACTGGGCGAGGCCGAGGACGAGGAGTTCGACAGCGTCCTCGGCATCGTCGGGGACGGCATCGTCGGCGCCGCGGGCGGACTCGTCGGGACGGCGCTGATGACTGTCGTGCTCCTGATCGCGGAGTCGCTCGGCGCGTTCGACCGGGAGGCGTTCGCACTCCTGACCAGGCTCGTCGGCCTCGAGGAGGTCGTCCCGCCGGTGCTCTTCGGCTACGTCATCTTCCTGGGCGGCGGGATGTTCCCCTGGCCGCTACTCTTTGCCTCGCTGGAGCAGTACCTCCCGGGCGAGTGGGAACCCGTCCGCGGCGCCTTCTTCGGCGCAGCCATCTGGACGGGCTTCGTCCTCGCCTTCCACACCGAGCAGACCGGCGTCTCGCTGGTCCTGTACGTGGTGCTGACGCTGCTGGCCCACCTCGTCTACGGCGCCGGCCTCGGACTCGTCTTCGACTACTTCTCCTCCCGACCGGACTCCATCGTCTAG
- a CDS encoding DUF309 domain-containing protein, which produces MRPHLRAGIAVYNEGRRHAAHDAWEERWLDLTEGEDERLLHGLIQLSAVVYHADEGNRSGAQGLAESAGEYLADLPDDYRGVNLGDVRPFLAEVAADPEHAERTAPPALTYEGVALGYDDLGFQSTAVAAEVLAEADGYDEDAVEQAVTYAREDLANRGVDTMADDVGGAVQRGTVGDDTFVSLVFAFVRDAEQRPLVAERLGQHVQRRESRESDVEGLFE; this is translated from the coding sequence ATGCGTCCCCACCTCCGGGCAGGCATCGCCGTCTACAACGAGGGGCGACGACACGCCGCCCACGACGCCTGGGAGGAGCGCTGGCTGGACCTGACGGAGGGCGAGGACGAGCGGCTGCTCCACGGTCTGATCCAGCTGTCGGCCGTGGTCTACCACGCCGACGAGGGCAACCGATCGGGCGCGCAGGGCCTGGCCGAGAGCGCCGGGGAGTACCTGGCGGACCTGCCCGACGACTACCGCGGCGTGAACCTCGGCGACGTTCGACCCTTCCTCGCCGAGGTCGCGGCGGACCCGGAACACGCCGAGCGGACCGCACCGCCCGCGCTCACTTACGAGGGGGTCGCGCTGGGCTACGACGACCTCGGGTTCCAGTCGACGGCCGTCGCGGCCGAAGTGCTGGCCGAGGCCGACGGCTACGACGAGGACGCCGTCGAACAGGCGGTCACGTACGCGCGCGAGGACCTGGCGAATCGGGGCGTGGACACGATGGCCGACGACGTCGGCGGGGCCGTCCAGCGCGGCACCGTCGGCGACGACACGTTCGTGAGCCTCGTGTTCGCGTTCGTCCGCGATGCCGAGCAGCGGCCGCTCGTCGCCGAGCGGCTCGGACAGCACGTCCAGCGGCGGGAATCGCGGGAGTCGGACGTCGAGGGGCTGTTCGAGTAG
- a CDS encoding creatininase family protein, whose product MELREATWTDAEAADTDLAVLPVGSTEQHGPHAPLGTDVETARAVAEAGVDAFGDEAVVAPPIPVGVAEEHRHFAGTLWVSEDTFRDYVRETVASLAHHGWDKVVVVNGHGGNVSPLREVCGRITRHDDAYAVPFTWFEAVDAPDMGHGGPVETSALLALGAAVREDRLDEAADGAADGWGEWQSGVNLAYDSAEFSENGTVGDPRAASAERGAELLDEAAAALADLLERVGER is encoded by the coding sequence ATGGAGCTACGCGAGGCGACCTGGACCGACGCCGAGGCCGCCGACACCGACCTCGCGGTCCTGCCGGTCGGCAGCACGGAACAGCACGGCCCGCACGCGCCGCTGGGGACGGACGTCGAGACGGCCCGGGCGGTCGCCGAGGCCGGCGTCGACGCCTTCGGGGACGAGGCCGTCGTCGCGCCGCCGATCCCCGTCGGCGTCGCCGAGGAACACCGCCACTTCGCGGGGACGCTGTGGGTCAGCGAGGACACCTTCCGGGACTACGTCCGCGAGACGGTCGCCAGCCTCGCCCACCACGGCTGGGACAAGGTCGTCGTCGTCAACGGTCACGGCGGCAACGTCTCCCCGCTCCGGGAGGTCTGCGGCCGGATCACCCGCCACGACGACGCCTACGCCGTCCCATTCACCTGGTTCGAGGCGGTCGACGCCCCGGACATGGGCCACGGCGGCCCCGTCGAGACGAGCGCGCTGCTGGCACTCGGTGCGGCCGTCCGCGAGGACCGACTGGACGAGGCGGCCGACGGCGCCGCCGACGGCTGGGGCGAGTGGCAGTCCGGCGTCAACCTGGCCTACGACAGCGCGGAGTTCAGCGAGAACGGGACCGTCGGCGACCCGCGGGCGGCCAGCGCCGAGCGCGGGGCGGAACTGCTCGACGAGGCGGCCGCGGCGCTGGCCGACCTGCTCGAACGGGTGGGTGAACGCTGA
- the azf gene encoding NAD-dependent glucose-6-phosphate dehydrogenase Azf yields the protein MDEPVLLTGAGGAVGEAILSGLGDEYEWKLMFHSPPMEEPGHEYLVGDVSDDEDVAAAVEGVGAVVHLAGDPRKTAPWKSVLQNNIDGTQKMYEAAVEEDVDRFVYASSNHAVGAYESDERTPEMYRSDDDFLLDGTEQFRPGNLYGVSKATGEILGRYYHDEHDVTVCNVRIGNLNEGHPPIDYERGQAMWLSYRDCAHLHQRALEADYEFETVYGISDNDRKYYSLQRAKEALGYEPRDNSAEWDGEERVVEQC from the coding sequence ATGGACGAGCCAGTTCTGCTCACGGGCGCCGGTGGAGCGGTCGGGGAGGCGATCCTGAGCGGGCTCGGAGACGAGTACGAGTGGAAGCTCATGTTCCACAGCCCGCCCATGGAAGAGCCCGGCCACGAGTACCTGGTCGGGGACGTGTCCGACGACGAGGACGTCGCCGCGGCCGTCGAGGGGGTCGGCGCCGTCGTTCACCTCGCGGGCGACCCGCGGAAGACGGCGCCGTGGAAGTCCGTGCTCCAGAACAACATCGACGGCACCCAGAAGATGTACGAGGCAGCCGTCGAGGAGGACGTCGACCGGTTCGTCTACGCCTCCTCGAACCACGCCGTCGGCGCGTACGAGTCCGACGAGCGAACCCCCGAGATGTACCGCTCCGACGACGACTTCCTGCTGGACGGTACCGAGCAGTTCCGCCCCGGCAACCTCTACGGCGTCTCCAAGGCCACCGGCGAGATCCTCGGCCGCTACTACCACGACGAGCACGACGTCACCGTCTGCAACGTCCGCATCGGCAACCTCAACGAGGGCCACCCGCCCATCGACTACGAGCGCGGCCAGGCCATGTGGCTCTCCTACCGCGACTGCGCGCACCTCCACCAGCGCGCCCTCGAGGCCGACTACGAGTTCGAGACCGTCTACGGCATCTCCGACAACGACCGCAAGTACTACTCGCTTCAGCGCGCGAAGGAGGCGCTCGGCTACGAGCCCCGTGACAACTCCGCCGAGTGGGACGGCGAGGAGCGCGTCGTTGAGCAGTGCTGA
- a CDS encoding HD domain-containing protein, with the protein MDAPVDVPPERLPQDTARFERLAELMREEVADDSSGHALDHAWRVFALGLRLADAEGADPEVVGAAALVHDLHRSMGEGYTHPEESLPQVRGLLDAAGVPAEQVPEICHCVAVHDGYGFDYGPDCDDPETAEAEVLRDADNLDAIGAVGLARTFAYGGARGNPIGRPGDQPADGTTVGHFHEKLLRLGEDMHTDRGRELAAERTAFLETFLHRFAAEWQGQA; encoded by the coding sequence ATGGACGCCCCCGTCGACGTACCGCCCGAACGGCTCCCTCAGGACACGGCGCGCTTCGAGCGACTCGCGGAGCTGATGCGCGAGGAGGTGGCCGACGATTCCAGCGGGCACGCGCTCGACCACGCCTGGCGGGTGTTCGCGCTGGGGCTGCGACTGGCGGACGCCGAGGGGGCCGACCCCGAGGTCGTCGGCGCGGCGGCGCTGGTCCACGACCTCCACCGGTCGATGGGCGAGGGGTACACCCACCCGGAGGAGAGCCTGCCGCAGGTGCGGGGACTGCTCGACGCGGCCGGCGTTCCGGCGGAGCAGGTCCCGGAGATTTGCCACTGCGTGGCGGTCCACGACGGCTACGGCTTCGACTACGGGCCGGACTGCGACGACCCCGAGACGGCGGAGGCGGAGGTGCTGCGGGACGCCGACAACCTGGACGCGATCGGAGCGGTGGGGCTGGCGCGGACCTTCGCGTACGGCGGGGCCCGCGGGAACCCGATCGGTCGCCCCGGCGATCAGCCAGCGGACGGGACGACGGTCGGCCACTTCCACGAGAAGCTGCTGCGCCTCGGCGAGGACATGCACACGGACCGCGGTCGGGAGCTGGCCGCGGAGCGGACGGCCTTCCTGGAGACGTTTCTGCACCGGTTCGCGGCCGAGTGGCAGGGGCAAGCCTGA
- a CDS encoding cbb3-type cytochrome c oxidase subunit I encodes MSDLPPKSSVTRWLQTTNHKDVGVLYLVTALFFLVFGGTLALLFRIELLSPAADFLGESGYNQAVSAHGLLMVFWFISPFAFGFANYVVPLQIGADDLAFPRLNALSYWLYLFSGILFGISFFQGQTFSGGWTMYAPLNTPAYIPGEALGATTVVLALIMFVTSVTVGSVNFLTTMYRMRAEGLRMRDLPLFSLSINLTVWMMLFAFAALLAALVILSADHVLGTNYFVYQVADGEITTGSTNPGASLLWAHLFWFFGHPEVYIVFFPALGVMAEVFQTFTGRRLVGRKWFILAMVLVALQSFVVWMHHMFLTGINLEIKTVFMATTIGISLPFDLMVFSLIYTMIKGKIRYATPFLFCLGGLILFILGGITGVFLGAVVLDYQFRGTYWVVAHFHYVMVAGATALFGGLYYWYPKITGKMYDEFLGKVHFAVFFVGFNLLYFPMFLAWETPRRVFQYGGHSTTVSIPGLATFDVAYVTWHNVATVGAFMLGGSMLIMFYNLFVSYWRGEEVGDRPWEYATSAEWAVSSPPPLENFDGIPSYAGGRLSFLTDDDVAERTGRGGHAAADGGSDAAADGGLATPETAAMATGTETGHGHGEGPSHASYWPLIVSVGGFLAFLGLSGVRTTAAPYVALTAVGSLVTFGGLVGMAREPFFAPEAAIAERWPFENVEKTKLGMWMFLSSDIVLFGAFIGSYAFIRVAYGWRAWHDLIPAEHVTMPGLINTYLLLTSSFAVVLAMVAAEKESRRGVLASLGATFALGVGFLINKAIEWVHLFHVEWCAGHGGVEGCSAENLVHGWDLTTNIASSTFYLTTGLHGAHVAIGLIMVGYMFVRAWNGAYLGDEKPIEYFGLYWHLVDIVWLFLFPLFYIL; translated from the coding sequence GTGAGCGACCTCCCCCCGAAGTCGAGCGTTACCCGGTGGCTCCAGACGACCAACCACAAGGACGTCGGGGTCCTCTACCTCGTCACCGCGCTCTTTTTCCTGGTGTTCGGCGGCACGCTGGCGCTTCTGTTCCGGATCGAGCTCCTGTCGCCCGCGGCGGACTTCCTCGGGGAGAGCGGCTACAACCAGGCGGTCTCCGCGCACGGCCTGCTGATGGTGTTCTGGTTCATCTCCCCCTTCGCCTTCGGCTTCGCCAACTACGTCGTCCCGCTGCAGATCGGGGCCGACGACCTGGCCTTCCCGCGGCTGAACGCGCTGTCGTACTGGTTGTACCTCTTCTCGGGGATCCTCTTCGGGATCTCCTTCTTCCAGGGCCAGACGTTCTCGGGCGGCTGGACGATGTACGCCCCGCTGAACACGCCCGCCTACATCCCGGGCGAGGCGCTGGGCGCGACGACGGTCGTCCTCGCGCTGATCATGTTCGTCACGAGCGTCACCGTTGGGTCGGTGAACTTCCTGACGACGATGTACCGCATGCGCGCGGAGGGGCTCCGCATGCGGGACCTACCGCTGTTCTCGCTGTCGATCAACCTCACCGTCTGGATGATGCTGTTCGCCTTCGCCGCCCTGCTGGCGGCGCTGGTGATCCTCTCGGCAGACCACGTCCTCGGCACGAACTACTTCGTCTACCAGGTCGCCGACGGCGAGATCACGACGGGATCGACCAATCCGGGGGCCTCCCTGCTGTGGGCGCACCTGTTCTGGTTCTTCGGCCACCCGGAGGTGTACATCGTGTTCTTCCCGGCGCTGGGCGTGATGGCCGAGGTGTTCCAGACGTTCACCGGCCGCCGGCTAGTCGGCCGGAAGTGGTTCATCCTGGCGATGGTGCTGGTGGCGCTGCAGAGCTTCGTCGTCTGGATGCACCACATGTTCCTCACGGGGATCAACCTCGAGATCAAGACGGTGTTCATGGCGACGACCATCGGTATCTCGCTGCCGTTCGACCTGATGGTGTTCTCGCTGATCTACACCATGATCAAGGGGAAGATCCGGTACGCGACGCCGTTCCTGTTCTGCCTCGGCGGCCTGATCCTGTTCATCCTCGGCGGGATCACCGGCGTCTTCCTCGGCGCCGTCGTGCTCGACTACCAGTTCCGGGGCACCTACTGGGTCGTCGCGCACTTCCACTACGTGATGGTCGCCGGCGCCACCGCGCTGTTCGGCGGCCTCTACTACTGGTACCCCAAGATCACCGGGAAGATGTACGACGAGTTCCTGGGGAAGGTCCACTTCGCCGTCTTCTTCGTGGGCTTCAACCTGCTGTACTTCCCGATGTTCCTCGCCTGGGAGACGCCACGCCGCGTGTTCCAGTACGGCGGCCACTCGACGACCGTCTCGATTCCCGGCCTGGCGACGTTCGACGTCGCCTACGTGACCTGGCACAACGTGGCGACGGTCGGGGCCTTCATGCTGGGCGGTTCAATGCTGATCATGTTCTACAACCTCTTCGTCAGCTACTGGCGCGGCGAGGAGGTCGGCGACCGCCCCTGGGAGTACGCCACCTCCGCGGAGTGGGCCGTCTCCTCGCCCCCGCCGCTGGAGAACTTCGACGGCATCCCCAGCTACGCCGGCGGCCGCCTGTCGTTCCTCACCGACGACGACGTGGCCGAGCGGACCGGGCGCGGCGGGCACGCGGCCGCCGATGGAGGCAGCGACGCCGCCGCAGATGGAGGGCTCGCCACCCCCGAGACCGCCGCGATGGCCACCGGCACCGAGACCGGCCACGGGCACGGCGAGGGTCCCAGCCACGCGAGCTACTGGCCGCTGATCGTCTCCGTCGGCGGGTTCCTCGCGTTCCTCGGCCTGTCGGGCGTCCGGACGACGGCAGCGCCCTACGTCGCGCTGACCGCCGTCGGGAGCCTGGTGACGTTCGGCGGCCTCGTGGGGATGGCCCGCGAGCCCTTCTTCGCGCCGGAGGCGGCCATCGCCGAGCGGTGGCCCTTCGAGAACGTCGAGAAGACGAAGCTCGGCATGTGGATGTTCCTCTCCTCGGACATCGTCCTCTTCGGGGCCTTCATCGGCTCCTATGCCTTCATCCGGGTCGCCTACGGCTGGCGGGCGTGGCACGACCTGATCCCGGCCGAGCACGTGACGATGCCGGGGCTGATCAACACCTACCTGCTGTTGACCTCCAGTTTCGCCGTCGTGCTGGCGATGGTCGCGGCGGAGAAGGAGTCCCGCCGCGGCGTGCTGGCGTCGCTGGGCGCCACGTTCGCGCTCGGCGTGGGCTTCCTGATCAACAAGGCCATCGAGTGGGTCCACCTGTTCCACGTCGAGTGGTGCGCCGGCCACGGCGGCGTCGAGGGCTGCAGCGCCGAGAACCTGGTACACGGCTGGGACCTCACGACGAACATCGCGTCGTCGACGTTCTACCTGACGACCGGGCTCCACGGCGCCCACGTCGCCATCGGCCTCATCATGGTCGGCTACATGTTCGTCCGGGCGTGGAACGGCGCCTACCTCGGCGACGAGAAGCCCATCGAGTACTTCGGGCTGTACTGGCACCTGGTCGACA
- the coxB gene encoding cytochrome c oxidase subunit II translates to MGVVVPNHVAAIPLHAGDVRTPEAVFERIFTVFLVLGALVGVVVVAYTVYNAYAYRDGSGNGDGAGVDRPEPGELPTGGGGGKKLFLSFGISAIIVLSLIGWTYTTLLYIEQGPDDRQAQENAIEVDVEGFQFGWRFTYPNGQTNSTLTVPVNRMVVLNVTSTDVFHNFGAPELRVKTDAVPGQHTRTWFVARETGTYRAQCYELCGTGHSYMNADIRVVQQDRFRTWYDGNASDGGEAA, encoded by the coding sequence ATGGGAGTAGTGGTACCAAACCACGTGGCGGCGATCCCGTTGCACGCCGGCGACGTGCGGACGCCGGAGGCCGTGTTCGAGCGGATCTTCACGGTGTTCCTGGTGCTCGGGGCGCTCGTCGGCGTCGTGGTGGTCGCGTACACGGTGTACAACGCCTACGCGTACCGCGACGGCTCGGGCAACGGCGACGGGGCCGGCGTGGACCGGCCCGAACCGGGCGAGCTCCCGACCGGCGGCGGGGGCGGCAAGAAGCTGTTCCTCTCGTTCGGCATCAGCGCGATCATCGTCCTCTCGCTGATCGGCTGGACGTACACGACGCTGCTGTACATCGAGCAGGGACCCGACGACCGGCAGGCCCAGGAGAACGCCATCGAGGTCGACGTCGAGGGGTTCCAGTTCGGCTGGCGGTTCACCTACCCGAACGGACAGACGAACTCCACGCTGACCGTCCCGGTGAACCGGATGGTGGTGCTGAACGTCACCTCGACGGACGTGTTCCACAACTTCGGGGCGCCGGAGTTGCGGGTCAAGACCGACGCCGTCCCCGGACAGCACACCCGGACGTGGTTCGTCGCCCGCGAGACGGGCACCTACCGGGCGCAGTGCTACGAGCTCTGTGGCACCGGCCACTCGTACATGAACGCCGACATCCGCGTGGTCCAGCAGGACCGCTTCCGGACCTGGTACGACGGGAACGCGAGCGACGGGGGTGAGGCGGCGTGA
- a CDS encoding tyrosine-type recombinase/integrase, translated as MNARKHTPNRQSQAQTHTLEPLEPAKAMSLYLDSRSDELADRSLELHEKHVRSFVEWCDENGIDNMNDVTARTVHEYQLSIKDGFKQSTLSIYLGTIRQFVRFCEGIDAVVPNVSERIVLPDRERQARTETLEREVADAILSYLRRYHYASRSHALMAVMWHTGIRTGTVQGLDVSDFEAERERLRIRHRPETDTPLKNGQSAERFIALSSDVAEVLADYIEENRHSVTDDYGREPLFTTKRGRPAKNSIRRNIYAVTRPCATGRGCPHNRDPDDCEAAQRTNDACKCPSTVSGHPVRRGAITHYLRQDVPDKVVSDRMNVSQDVIETHYDRRTEDEKAEQRRQFLSNI; from the coding sequence ATGAACGCACGCAAGCATACACCGAACCGGCAGTCACAGGCACAAACCCATACCCTCGAACCGCTCGAACCGGCCAAAGCCATGTCGCTCTACCTTGATTCACGGAGCGACGAGCTGGCCGACCGCTCGCTCGAACTACATGAGAAACACGTCCGGTCGTTTGTCGAGTGGTGCGACGAAAACGGAATTGACAACATGAACGACGTTACGGCCCGCACAGTCCATGAATACCAATTATCAATCAAGGATGGATTCAAGCAGTCTACCTTGAGCATCTACCTTGGGACTATTCGCCAATTCGTGCGGTTCTGTGAGGGTATTGATGCCGTAGTTCCTAACGTGTCTGAGCGGATTGTGTTACCGGACAGAGAGAGACAGGCCCGGACGGAAACCCTTGAGAGGGAGGTTGCCGATGCGATACTCTCCTACCTCCGGCGATACCACTACGCAAGCCGCTCTCATGCTCTCATGGCCGTTATGTGGCACACAGGGATTCGGACAGGGACCGTACAAGGCCTTGACGTGAGCGATTTTGAGGCCGAACGGGAGCGGTTACGGATTCGACACCGGCCCGAGACGGACACCCCGCTCAAGAACGGCCAGAGCGCAGAGCGGTTTATTGCCCTGTCGAGTGATGTGGCGGAAGTACTGGCCGACTACATTGAAGAGAACCGACATAGTGTGACCGATGATTACGGGCGGGAACCGCTATTCACTACGAAACGGGGCCGGCCCGCGAAAAACTCCATACGGCGAAACATCTACGCCGTCACACGGCCCTGTGCGACGGGGAGAGGTTGCCCCCATAACAGAGACCCTGACGACTGTGAGGCCGCACAGCGGACAAATGACGCCTGCAAGTGCCCGTCTACCGTCTCGGGACACCCCGTCAGGAGAGGGGCGATTACCCACTATCTCCGACAGGATGTGCCGGACAAAGTAGTGTCAGACAGAATGAACGTGAGTCAAGACGTGATAGAGACCCACTACGACCGTAGGACAGAGGATGAGAAAGCAGAGCAACGCCGGCAATTCCTCTCCAATATCTAA
- a CDS encoding DUF2207 domain-containing protein codes for MALSAVDSVDDAIDATKRFLLPFSWSTWLKLAFVLFFVGGGGGFTNPQAFSNLGDEGSPDTQAEGFGSDGALQAIADSGPSWLTPELILGAVVALIVLVVVLAVIGQVMQFVFVESLLREEVHVRRYFGRNVGNGLRLLAFRILLGIVAVTILAVIAVAAGVLLFGLGDGGFPAVGAGLLVLAIPLMFLFAIVFGTINGFTNVFVVPIMLTEDRGVLSAWSRLWGAIKREWKEFLAYLFFSVVLTFGVGILAGLLGLFAIVVVGIPFLIVGFAVHAVATGTVGAVALGAVVALFALTALVTMQLIAVPLQSFLRYYALLVLGDVEETLDPIPEIRAGVRSDESPSDQPAA; via the coding sequence ATGGCCCTCTCAGCGGTGGACTCGGTGGACGACGCCATCGACGCCACGAAGCGGTTCCTGCTGCCCTTCAGTTGGAGTACGTGGTTGAAGCTGGCGTTCGTCCTGTTCTTCGTCGGCGGCGGTGGCGGCTTCACCAATCCCCAGGCGTTCTCGAACCTCGGCGACGAGGGAAGCCCCGATACGCAGGCCGAGGGGTTCGGGAGCGACGGCGCGCTGCAGGCGATCGCCGACTCCGGCCCGTCGTGGTTGACGCCGGAGCTGATACTGGGCGCGGTCGTGGCACTGATCGTCCTGGTGGTGGTGCTCGCCGTGATCGGGCAGGTGATGCAGTTCGTGTTCGTCGAGTCGCTGCTGCGCGAGGAAGTCCACGTCCGACGGTACTTCGGGCGCAACGTCGGCAACGGGCTCCGGCTGCTGGCGTTCCGGATCCTCCTGGGAATCGTCGCAGTGACGATACTCGCCGTAATAGCCGTGGCGGCGGGCGTCCTCCTCTTCGGACTCGGCGACGGCGGGTTCCCGGCGGTCGGCGCCGGCCTGCTCGTGCTCGCCATCCCCTTGATGTTCCTGTTCGCGATCGTCTTCGGGACGATCAACGGCTTCACCAACGTCTTCGTCGTGCCGATCATGCTCACGGAGGACCGCGGCGTCCTCTCCGCGTGGAGTCGGCTCTGGGGCGCGATCAAGCGCGAGTGGAAGGAGTTCCTGGCGTACCTCTTTTTCAGCGTCGTGCTGACGTTCGGCGTCGGCATCCTCGCCGGGCTACTGGGGCTGTTCGCGATCGTCGTCGTCGGTATCCCGTTCCTGATCGTCGGGTTCGCCGTCCACGCCGTCGCGACCGGCACGGTCGGCGCCGTCGCGCTCGGAGCCGTCGTCGCCCTGTTCGCGCTGACGGCCCTGGTCACGATGCAGTTGATCGCCGTTCCGCTCCAGTCGTTCCTCCGGTACTACGCGCTGCTGGTCCTCGGCGACGTCGAAGAGACGCTCGACCCGATCCCGGAGATCCGGGCCGGCGTCCGGAGCGACGAGAGCCCCTCCGACCAGCCGGCCGCCTGA
- a CDS encoding DUF5790 family protein, protein MSQSTLDDDELFEDAASEMREDVEASLDEARAALPEADEVWDVDADNTLGVLNALRSALDVGDAEDSLRDAKKWYTMGERADAFEDADDLAEAIEDVEDLIEDVEDAREQVGELTSTVPQLRSTLEDLEDAAGDESEADEKAEADDENDEAGADAEADADAEEAEA, encoded by the coding sequence ATGAGCCAATCCACCCTTGACGACGACGAGCTGTTCGAGGACGCCGCCTCGGAGATGCGCGAGGACGTGGAGGCGTCGCTCGACGAGGCCCGCGCGGCCCTGCCCGAGGCCGACGAGGTCTGGGACGTCGACGCCGACAACACGCTGGGCGTGCTCAACGCGCTCCGGTCGGCGCTGGACGTCGGCGACGCCGAGGACAGCCTGCGCGACGCGAAGAAGTGGTACACCATGGGCGAACGCGCCGACGCCTTCGAGGACGCCGACGACCTCGCCGAGGCCATCGAGGACGTCGAGGACCTGATCGAGGACGTCGAGGACGCCCGCGAGCAGGTCGGCGAGCTGACGAGCACGGTGCCCCAGCTCCGCAGCACGCTGGAGGACCTCGAGGACGCGGCGGGCGACGAGAGCGAAGCCGACGAGAAAGCGGAGGCGGACGACGAGAACGACGAAGCGGGCGCCGACGCCGAGGCCGACGCGGACGCCGAGGAAGCCGAGGCCTGA